The Heyndrickxia acidicola sequence CTTTTCATTTTTTATATTTTTATAAGCTGACATGAGTGTCGAATGGCGATTGTATTGATTGACTTCCCCGTAGCCAAACATATTCGACACCTTCATCAGTTCTTCGACCAGCTTTACACAGCGTGCATTATCAGAGGTAAGGTTATCCCCGTCTGAAAAATGGAAAGGATAAATATTAAATCGTGAAGGGTCATATTTCTCTTCAATCAAGCTTAATGCCTTTCGGTATGCTGATGAACAAATGGTGCCGCCGCTCTCACCCTTAGAGAAAAAGTCTTCTTCAGAGACCACCTTTGCTTCTGTATGATGTGCGATAAATTCAATCTCCACTGTTTCATATTTTGTACGCAGGAATCGTGTCATCCAGAAAAAGAAGCTTCTGGTCATGTATTTTTCCCAGATTCCCATGGAGCCGCTTGTATCCATCATGGCCAGTACGACTGCCTTTGAATCCGGCTTTTGAATTTCATTCCATGTCCTGAATTTCAAATCCTCGGGAATAATGGGATAAAAAGCCGGTTTCCCGCTCATGGCATTCCGTTTGAACGCAGTCATCATTGTTCTTTTTTTATCAATATTGCCCATAAGACCTGTTTTTCGAATATCATTGAATTCAATGTCTTCGATGTTATTAAGATCCTGTTCCTTTCTTTCCAGCCTTGGCAGCTCAAGCTGCTTAAAAAGGGCTTCCTCCAGCTCCAATAAAGACACTTCTGCTTCATAGTAGTCTTCCCCAGGCTGATCTCCTGCCCCCTCGCCTTTTCCGGGTCCCTTCTGAGGTGCACCATCCCTTGCTATAACATCTCCGACCTGACTGTCTCCTGTCCCCTGGCCTACATGCTTATTTTTATCATAATTGTAGCGAATCTTATACTCATCCAATGAACGTATCGGAATTTTGACCACATCACGACCGTCTGACATGATAATGCTTTCTTCCGTTATTAGATCAGGCAAATTATTTTTGATCGCTTCCTGGACCTTTTCCTGGTGACGAACCTGATCATCATGCCCTTTCCGGTGGAGGGACCAATCTTCTTGTGAAATAACAAACGGTTGATGCTCTGACTGTGACATGCAATGCCCCCCTAAAAATTTTTCAATTTTAATCACATACGACAAGCGTCTTGCATAAACTATTTTGGCTATCTAAATCCTTGTAGAATGTTGATTACTCTATCCTATGCAACAAGAGAAATATATTTACAAAAAATTGCGACTTTAGTAAAAAGGCCCAGAGGAAATAGGACAAGCAATTAGTGTCAACATCCTGGTACAAGCATCTCAAATGGGTGACGGCAGCTTCCTGGTGGATTTTCATGCGCAGGTCTTGTCAATGGGTATAAGAGGGCAATATTTGCAGGTAAACGAACGATACATTTTATTAAGGATCTTTCCATTACCTTTGTTGCTATTTGATTTGATAAAAACAACAGGTTCAGAATTAAACCTGTAATTAACCTGCTAAAAAGGCGTATGAAACAGCCGTTTCACACGAATGAGCTAAAAAACAACAGATTCCTCTACCAAAGCCTACTAAAAAATATTACATTCTTATGATGAAACAAAGGTAGGATCAGGATCCTACCCTCTTCAATCTATTTATCGGTTTAGCAGGCTGCCGACATATCGCAGCAGCTCATTGGCAGATGTGGAATTGTATCCATACTCGTCTATCAAACGTACCACGACTTCATTAATTTTCTTCAATTGCTGTTCATCTGGCGTTTTTGTCGATGTAGTGATTTTTACGACATCTTTTAAATCGGCAAACAGCTTCTTCTGGATTGCTTCACGCAAGCGGTCATGGGAATTATAATCAAATCGTTTTCCTTTACGTGCATAAGCGGAAATTCTTATTAAAATTTCTTCTCGGAATGCTTTTTTAGCATTTTCCGAAATCCCAATCTGTTCTTCAATCGAACGCATCAGCTTTTCATCTGGATTTATTTCTTCTCCTGTCAGAGGATCACGCAGCTTTGCTTTATTGCAATAAGCTTCTACATTGTCCAAGTAGTTATCCATAAGCGTTTTAGCAGACTCTTCATAAGAATAAACAAAAGCCTTCTGCACTTCACTTTTTGCAATGTCATCGTACTCTTTTCTTGCCAGGGAGATAAAATTCAAATACTTTTCCTTTAATTCAGCGGTAATCGATGCATGCTGATCGAGTCCTTCCTTTAATGATCTGAGGACATCCAGAGCATTGATGGACTGTACTTCCTTCCGGATGATTGTGGACGAAATCCGGTTAAT is a genomic window containing:
- the yhbH gene encoding sporulation protein YhbH, encoding MSQSEHQPFVISQEDWSLHRKGHDDQVRHQEKVQEAIKNNLPDLITEESIIMSDGRDVVKIPIRSLDEYKIRYNYDKNKHVGQGTGDSQVGDVIARDGAPQKGPGKGEGAGDQPGEDYYEAEVSLLELEEALFKQLELPRLERKEQDLNNIEDIEFNDIRKTGLMGNIDKKRTMMTAFKRNAMSGKPAFYPIIPEDLKFRTWNEIQKPDSKAVVLAMMDTSGSMGIWEKYMTRSFFFWMTRFLRTKYETVEIEFIAHHTEAKVVSEEDFFSKGESGGTICSSAYRKALSLIEEKYDPSRFNIYPFHFSDGDNLTSDNARCVKLVEELMKVSNMFGYGEVNQYNRHSTLMSAYKNIKNEKFLYYILKQKADVFHAMKSFFKKEEETGIYA